Part of the Penaeus vannamei isolate JL-2024 chromosome 17, ASM4276789v1, whole genome shotgun sequence genome is shown below.
CATTCTTTAAAATTCTCATAGAAAATAGATCCGGGGCTCATTGATGACAGATGTGGCGTTTGGGATGAAATATCAAAGAACGACCGCGTCCTCATCCGAGGATCAACTTGATGATTATTCAATGAAACAAGTTTTCATTCCGATAGAATGAGCTCGAAGGAGCAACATGAAAACGGACTGATTAGTTGTACAATGTGTCGCAACCTTTGGGTATGGAAGGAAAATCACTGAATGGGAAAGAGAAGTTTAATGTATTAGAAAATTATCCTTTTCATACAAAAATAGAGAAGATGCTCATAGATGATGAAATGAGGTGCTCGGGATGAAACGTCGAGGATCGACCCTGTGTCCTCATCCGAGGCTCTACTTCTCCAGGAAGTTGACGTCGGCGCGGCCGAAGTATTCGTTGGACCTCCTGAAGGCGGCGGCCTCGGAGCAGGGAAGGGCCTCCTCGGGGAAGGCGCACACGAGACGTTCCTGGTCGAACATGGTGCCCTCGCCGCACATGAAGGAGAAGTGGCGGGTGATGTACACGTTGTTGTCGATGTAGGGCAGACACACGTGGAACAGAGCGCAGTCGTTGCTGGTGTCGGCGTAGTATCCGTAGGGAAGTTCGGCGCAGTCGAATCCGGTGTTGATTCTACCCAGAACCAGCGAGGCGTTGGAGGGCAGCTCGAAGCGCAGAGGAGACGAGTCGCGACGCAGACGGAGGCCGGGAAGGGCGGCGGCCACGCCCACCAACACAGCAACTGGTGTAAAGAAATGTTTACCATTAGTGAAATGTGTTCTAAATATATCCTGTACACAGAAATGACAAGCAAAATGTTGGCTTAAAATATGTGACTATAGCTGCTTGTGTAATCATAcaatttatgcaaaaaaaaaatatatatctgaacAGCTATAAATTGTCTTTTTTAAACCTCGTATACTCACCGAGAGCAAGAACCTTCATGTTGTCAGCAAGTCTCTAGAGGAGGAATTGTGTAGCTGCTTGAGGTCGCCCCAATATATATCCCTCTTGCCCTTGGccacgcctcctcctccccgcgtACAATAAATCAGAGAGTGACGACCCGAAAGCTTTTAAGTTTCCTTTACAATGACCTTGAAATTCGGAGAGTTGCCAGCGTGTCAACTCCAAGCTCTGTGCTTATGTGTCCGAGTAACTATTAGGTTGTCAGTGATtagcctttgttgttgttttagtttctttatttcttttcgttttacaaTGTCTTATTAAGTACATATTTGCATccagacatagatatacacagattGTATGAAATGTTCTGATATATTTTCTCAGGTCAAAATATATACTTTGAATGCACTTATTTGATGGAGAGCAagagcgatttttttttatgacgtcATGAAGGCTAAAAAGTTTTGAATAGGTTGAAAgggatcattattttcttatgatttatTGAGATGTCAACTTCTTAGAACATGCTATTATCATTTCGATGCATATTTGATATATCGTCAAAATTGTAAACgcatgttcttatcattatcaaatggCGGCTTATTTGCACCTCGTTGGTTGATGTCAGTATGATAAAATCAGGGCAAGGCGTACAACATTGGAAAATGGATTTCATCTCGTATGAACGATACATCATAGATGATTAGAATGAGAAACATAGTACTTCGCACAGGTTATATCTCTCAATGCATTATAGATATACCTTTAAAAATGTATAGCTATTGGCGAGGTTCCAGAGAATAATGACACCAAGTCAAGACACTAAGCCCATACATGGTTGAAAAACGACGAACAGACGTGCAGAAATCATTTAAACTAGAAAAGCAGATATAGATGGCATCGAAAAAATAAAGATCTGCTGTAGATAATGTGTTTAAATTGAATCTGCGATACAGTAGACCATATAGGAATCATTGTCCTTACACAATTCATGAATGTTGGAAGGTACGCATGTAGCCTGCTCTGTCCAGGCATTAgttgtgtttataaataaatatactttcaTTTATACTTCACTGTGGTATCCACTGGCAAAGGACACGCCATAGTCATAAACGTAATCTTAAATATACTGTACACACTCACTGACAACTGATCGATGATTGACTTCGGAAGTGGTCTTACTGTATGCATTGCCCAAAAAGATTCGTAAATGAATATCAATTCGAATTTTAATTATACAGTAGCACAGTTGGATATCACTGTACACTCCGGCAGTAAGTGCGAGTGTCATTCCTGGACATGTGATTGGTTAATGGGACAGGGCGCTACAGATGTTCTCGATCAGGAAAACTTAGTATGACACTCTTGATGTGTGTACTGAAAAGTGCGTTCGTGGCAGACCTTCTCCCGGATATATGCATAGCTTCGTAATATGCATATAGGATGTATGCTAGTAAGGCAAAATAGTATAAGATGCATATAGAATACAAcgataatatttattttatcttattcaatatatatgctcCAATTTACTTCATTGTATGATTGTACACTCAGAAACTGCATTACTAGAATATACTTGGTTCTTAAACTTGGTTCAGACCATGGACCACCAGCgcagtagcaaaaaaaaaaaaaaaaaatcgtgaacagAATATATTTTGTTGGTTGAAGTTGCATATTAATCATGCTGATGATAAAAGTTGTTTTTACCAGTAACATAAGAAAATGTTGGTTACGTTACACTGGAGTAATATTTTCTGAAATAGATCACTATCATAATGGGTAGAAGTAAAATACAAGTTGAAAGAgtgatttttcattatatttgaaAGTGTTTTTCATAGAAATGGCGTTGATGAATTCATTGGACATATTTGATGTCTTGCAGGAAAACTCGAAGAGCGACTGTTGCGTCCTCATCCCAGGCTTTACTTCTCCAGGAAGTTGACGTCGGCGCGGCCGAAGTACTCGTTGGACCTCCTGAAGGCGGCGGCCTCGGAGCAGGGAAGAGCAAACTCGGGGTAGTCGCACACGAGACGTTCCTGGTCGAACATGGTGCCCTCGCCGCACATGAAGGAGAAGTGGCGGGTGATGTAGAGGTCGTTGTCGATGTAGGGCAGACACACGTGGAACAGAGCGCAGTCGTTGCTGGTGTCGGCGTAGTATCCGTAGGGAAGTTCGGCGCAGTCGAATCCGGTGGTGATTCCACCCAGAACCAGCGAGGCGTTGGAGGGCAGCTCGAAGCGCAGAGGAGACGAGTCGCGACGCAGACGGAGGCCGGGAAGGGCGGCGGCCACGCCCACCAACACAGCGACTGTATCAACAGAAAATCACAAAATGAATGAGATGAATAATGAAAGTATGATTTATGAGGACAACTTAGTCCTTTTCAATATCAAATGTACAGAATAATGTAAATCACTAAAAAGAGTTGATATTCGGAAAACACATATAATATGGATACATCAGGCTTTACACAAAACTTTAACGCAAACATCATAGgtaataaatcacaaaaaaacacaacataaacaaaattagaaaaaagtGACTACAGCAAAGAAAGTACACGAGGAACCAGCTTGTTACATTTACTCACCGAGAGCAAGAACCTTCATGTTGTCAGCAAGTCCTAAGAAGAGGAGATGTGTTTGATGCTGGAAAGTGCCCCAATATATACCCCGCTTTCCTTTGACCACGCCCCCTCTATCCTTGTGTACACctgtaacacccccccccccccccgcctttccaTTTTGAGCCACCCTAAGCTTTTTAGACATCCATTTGAAGAGTGACCTTGAAATTCTAAAGCCGGTTGCCAGTGTGACCATTTTATAGTCAGTAACAAAAACTCAATTACCGTGAAACCTCAAGTAAAACAACGGAGCAATAATGTTGAAAGTGAGACATTAGTCCTACGATTAGAATTATCATACAGTGGTCTTTAATacgatatatttaaaaaaaaaaaaaaaaaaaaaaacacacacatttactgctACGTCCGAAATGACACAAAACAAGGAACCATGACCTTTCCCTCAGCCACCTCTGCCTCAATAGATGCTTTCACttgctataaaaaaaaatgataatgataacaccttTGGTTGAATAAGaaattacatgatatatatacgtcCGCAATCTATTTATCATGTATGTGATTATGCCTCATAACACacgaaattatatataaataagattattATAGAAAGTTTGGGTGAAATAAAGTTCTATATGAAtttctttgcatgtgtgtgtgtgtgtgtgtgtgtgtgtgtgtgtgtgtgtgtgtgaacgtacgtatatgtacatgcgaTCATACACACGATTACATGCGTGTGTAGCCATGGTTGGTACAGAAAGGACGCAGTTAGTTTCCAGAAATATTTTCATACCGAGAAAGAGGACACCCGATGGGAGAAGCAGCGCGGGTCATTGGGTCCCGAAAGCCCGGGCGTGCGGGCGCGAGAGCCCCAACCGACGCGGCGCCCGAGGCGGGAGAGGACACACAGCTGGCGTAATGGCTGCCAAGAGCTGTTTCTTGAAGCGCATTCAGTATGCCTAAAATCGAACCTTAGTATCAGTGGTTCAAATTTTTGGGACAGAACGCGTAAATGATATtgatttgtacatgtgtgtgtctgtgtttatatgtatatatgtgtgtgtgtgtgtgtgtgtttgtatatatatatatatatgtatatatatatatatatatatatatatatatatatatatatatatatatatatatatatatttgtgtatatatatatatatatatatatatatatatacataaatatatatatatatatatatatatatatatatatatatatatatatatatatatatatatatatacatatatatatatatatatatatttacatatatatgtaaatgtacatatatatgtttatgtacatatatatatgtacatatatatatgtacatacatatatatatatatatatatatatatatatatgtatatatatatatatatatatatatatatatatatatatatatatatatgtatatatatatatatatatatatatata
Proteins encoded:
- the LOC113821617 gene encoding U-scoloptoxin(01)-Cw1a, with protein sequence MKVLALVAVLVGVAAALPGLRLRRDSSPLRFELPSNASLVLGGITTGFDCAELPYGYYADTSNDCALFHVCLPYIDNDLYITRHFSFMCGEGTMFDQERLVCDYPEFALPCSEAAAFRRSNEYFGRADVNFLEK
- the LOC113821619 gene encoding U-scoloptoxin(01)-Cw1a-like; translation: MKVLALVAVLVGVAAALPGLRLRRDSSPLRFELPSNASLVLGRINTGFDCAELPYGYYADTSNDCALFHVCLPYIDNNVYITRHFSFMCGEGTMFDQERLVCAFPEEALPCSEAAAFRRSNEYFGRADVNFLEK